From the genome of Ziziphus jujuba cultivar Dongzao chromosome 4, ASM3175591v1:
GTTAAATTGTTCTCACATGCTACCTTCTGTTTGACTCCACCTGTATATTTGTTCGCTTTTGCTGTTGTATTCTCTTCTCTAGATATCATGACCTGTAGATGCTTGATATAAGCTTTAATATGTTGTCTTCAAATGTAGTATATGGTATCAATgctcacaaaaatattaatcaaaatatactATGAGAACACAAACTATTGAGAAGACCTCGGTCTAGGTGCCtactacttttttattttattttatttatttattattttactttttttttcctttgcctcttctttagctttgttttttttctttcttttgtcttATTGAATTGTTGGCTTGTTATGATGTtgataagtatatatatatatattgatatataatgGATCGATACAAGTTCTTTGCTTATATTTCGAGCTCCATTAAAGAGTTGTTCTGGTTTTTCATTCAGAGCGCTTATGTGCAAAAGATGTAACCAACCATCCACAACTTTAGCTCCTGCTTCATGAAGAGAACAACTAAGTTTTGGCTTCAAAGCTGGGTTTGACCATACTTATTTCGGACGATGGGGTGTTAGATACATATATCAGAGAATATCTAGCACCCCATTTCCAACATCAGGAATGCTAATTTTGAAGCCTATGGTTGTGCTTTTCATAACTGGAGTACTTACTGATTTTTGTAGGAACttctagaaatttttttagttaGATGTTGCGATATTCTTTCTTTGGGATGAATTGATTTGAGCTATACCAATGTAGCTAATTGTAATTCTTCTTCATAGCAATTGTATTACTGGGCAAAGAATTTTGATATTTGCTCTTCTTATAAATCTGAAATAAATGAGTACGTTTGCTTAGGCGCAAATTTGTGTGAAATGGATCTTTGTCAACTGCTTTGTCCTTGTTAGGATACCATATATATTAGCTATCTTCTTTTTGGTCTTGCATATATTAGCTACTTAATTTTTTGCAAACACATTACCTACTTAATAGATAGAACTTGAATTGCCGCAGGGTGCATACCGAATTCcttaggaaaaatatggaaaaaggaaaacatCAAAATTCTGTCCAagtttatgggtaaaagtgtcATTATTGCCAGGTCCCGTTTAGTGTTATTTGTGGCATTGGGTGTTGATTATATAATgttcttataaaaaataatattaatccagtttttcttaatattatcttttatttaaatttgggTTCAGTCTGAAGCCTTTGCACCTTTTACACATTTTTATTCAAAGAAACATCAATGtatttttttagtgaaaaaaCTTCGATTGTCACTTTTCGAAATGTTAAAAAATGAGGCATTTTTTGTGGTGAAACTATTTGGGAACTTTGCAATGCATTAAGAATGTCAGTTTTCTTTTTGTACAAGTGCAGTTTTTCAGTTCTAAATCATTTCTTGGTACAGAAACAGGACCATTTCAAATTCTACGTCACTCTTGAATAGTGAGGTTCATACGTATGCCTACCAATTTCCTCTTCTTATTTTCATTGCGCTGCTTCATACCCCATGATGTTTTTAACCTCTGATTGGCTTCTCCAACGCAGCTGAGAAGCAGAGCTCATCTCCCAGCTTATCCATCTTTGGTACTATCCTCCATAGTAGTTGTCTGCAACCTAGCCTGTTGAATTCATCCAAATACATCTTCATGTCTTCCTTCTTACAAAAGAAACGGTCTATCCAGAGAAGCCCTTTTGGCAGGAGGACGCGGTCCAAATCAAACAACACAAATTGAAGGAATTCCACATCTATCCACACATCCAAGAACAGAGTTGAATGGATTATATCGAAGGTATTATCGAAGAAAGGCAATCTCAAACTGACCGAAATGTAGAGAGGCATTAGACATCTTAAAGCAATGACTTCATTGAAAGAAGCACCTAAGTTCAATGTAGCTGAGGCAATGGTAACATTCTTCTCCTTCATGATAGCAGCAAATGTTCCTGTGGTTGGACTAATATCTAGACCAATACAGATCTCCCCTGGCTTTAAGCTTAGAACTTCATTGATGGTGAATTCTGCTGAAACAGACTGATTTGTTGGGATATCCCACCTCGTTTTGAGAGGTTGAAACAATCTGAGCATTTGAAGAATCTCCTTCTGTTGAAACATTCTGAGCATTTGAAGAATCTGAGCATTTGAAACAATCTGAGCATTTGTAGAAAGTGGAGAACCGTGATGTGGAGATGTTCTTGTGAAGCATCTTCTTCTTGGTAATGGGTCGCAGCCATTCGATATCTCACAGCCATTCGATATCAGCTTCTGAACAATGTCCCCATCCTCAGGGCACATTCCATGGATCTTGTAATTCATATAACTGTCTACATTGAAAGCCATATTGGCACAAGGTAATCCGAATGACGGATTTATTGCCTCCACCCCAAGAAAATTGTTCTTCCCAATCAGTCTTTGGTTTGGGTGAAGTATAATTCTGATGCTCACATGAATTGAACGCCTTCTAGGGCATCGATCCTTCTCCGTCTTCAGCTTCATCTTTTTGATCAGGTTCACTGAAATCTTCATCCACATTGTGCACTTCATTCTTATCGGGGGTAGCATTACCATTGAGATCAGATAGGCTGTTTGAAAGCTTGTCTATAGAAAGAGCAACATGAAGAACTTGATCAGAGAATTCCACAAGTGCTTTAGATTCTGAACTCTCATTATGCAGCTGCTGGAGTAAAATTCCCACTTGGGTCTGACGATGGGTCATTTGGGTGTGAAGGGAATGAGGTATAATGTCATTCCTGCCATAAAAGATATTGGCCATGACGGTGAAAATGGATCCTGGGTATGCGACATTGGAACCGGAGATTGTTAAAGTAACGAAGCTGATCAGgagaaaaacacaaaacatcAAGGGAAGAAGGCGCCCAAGAAAGCATTTTGCTGGCCTGTATGTGCTTTCTTTCTGCATTTCTACTGAGTTCCTTTCTtcctggaaaattttccaacaatcaCTAGCATCTGAGCTTTAATCTTGTTAGCTGTTTGCCTTCATAAGTAATATCAGATTGTCGTTTTTAATTTGAAGTTCCTGCTTCCCTAGGCACCTGCAGTGGAGCTTTACCGTTCCTTGCATGAAGTTGTGTGATGCTTGAGATGCAAGAATCTTCATATTTCCTATGTTCGATGAAATCTAAacataaattgaatttttaagtAAACTATAAGAATTCTTAACaaagaataaacaaataaaattatgaactATAAGAGAGACTGCCATTTCAGTTGCCACGTGAGTCAATGATAGAAGAATGTTGGAAATCCAACCGTCTGAGACTATTGCTTGGTTTCTCAgtttctttcctctctctctctctctctctctctctctctctctctctctctcttccttggATCTTCTCTCGGTTTCTTACTTACCCCAGCAATAAATCACTCAAGTGTGAAAATTCCCTTTACTAAAGAAGAGAAATTCTAGCACGCATCTCTGTTCATTAATAAACTAACAAGGTATCATGCAAACTTAAACTTGAGACACGCTGCTTTATATTGCTAAACAGTATAAAAAATTTGCGAACTGAGCAACCAGAAAAATCACAAGGTGGTTAGATGCCTTTTACCATATCTTTTGTCCAACATGAGAGAgagagcccaaaaaaaaaaaaaaaagaaagaaaaccaacTACAACAACGAAGTTTACTGAGAAGATAGAAGATACGGGTATCATGAGGCTCATTCATTCACAAAGTGGGTATCCTATTTGGAGGATCATGAAAAAGCGAGGGAACATTCTTATATTCTATCATCTAgcttaagggaaaaaaaattaataataggaaATTGAGGGCTACACGATTACATccaaaacacatcaaaaacaGATCTATGGCGTGGATTTTGAGcaaaattatacaatatatattttttttcatatggtTGAGTGCCAGTACAAAGTGTaggaaacaataaaaaaaaaaaaaagaaaaaaaaaaaaaaagcactccTACAGTGACATGCCGCATTTCACAGACCTCATCTTGATATTtctatgaaaagaaaaacagactcctaaaatatgtataattttagcaaatatgGTGAAACTTAAGACATCAGTTTCTCCATAATGCATGCAGTCAATTTATGCGAATCAGTACATGTATATTTCTCATTGAGATGCAACTCAATTTTCCTCTCCCGCCTCCTCCTCTTCCCCCTCCTCATCCTCATCATCCTCGTTGTCACTGTTATCATCGTTTTTTTTGTCTCTACTTGATTTCGCATATTCTTCAAGAGTTGAAGAGGGAAATAACTCTCCAACCTTGTTTTCCTCAGTGCGAGTTTTACCCAAACTATTGGATTTTCCTTTGTTCATCTGGTCCAGTAAAAAGATAAGTACTGGTAAGCTCTATGGAACAAACAGGCATGAGATGATTATAGAACAAAAGGTACCACCATTGACGAAATTCTTTAGTTCTTCTTGAAAAAGGAAATACAAACATCCATGAGATGGAAGCGCATAAATTCCAAGTTCACTACTATTGGTCATCCATAAAGAAAACACAGATAGAGACAAAACTTCACCTTAAGAAGAGCAAAACACATATAAGGTTATTAATTGAGAAAACATGGAATGATAACTAGACTGCACGCACATTCTGACAGTAAAGACATCTTAGTAAGGTGAAGTTCTAATGCAACAATCTGGTTTTGCTGCAATGCAAGCTTGAAGTTCAAGAGTTGCTAACAACGAAGGCAAGAGAGGCAAAGTGGAActggaaaattgatttttgccTAAAAGAGCACCAGTTTATACTTTTATCTGATCAGCAGAAGAACATTCTTAACAAGTGGAACCTTTTCCACAAgttaaaacttgaaaagttggaatatattaattttacatGGAAGAAGAAAATATCACTCTTACTGAATATAGCAGCAAGAATTATACCTTTGAACATGTTATTGTAAACAATCTATACAGCAGCCACAACATGATTAGTTAATTTCATAACAAAGACCTAAAATAGTTCCAAAGAATAATATAAGCAAGAATCCCAAACAAAAGGATATTctataaaaagataaattaagaTGTTTCCCTTGATgcaaagaaaaaatgaagaagaaacaaATGGAAAAGCTTCCAATACTTTCACagtacaaacaaacaaacatttaaaaagtAATGTCTATGTAACTTACAGTCCGCAGTATAGTCCTTCTGTCCCTTTCTCGAGCATTCTTTATGGCCTGTTTCCATAGCAAACCAACCAACCCTGTCAGCTTTCAGAATAAAACCAAAGCCTTTATCTACAGAATATAATAACACAAACCTCCTCAAGCATCTTTTGCTCTGCTTCCACTTCAGAAGAATCTCTACaggaaaaagaaaccaaaaaacccATTTAACAAAGATACTCAACAATCTAAATGGCTACTGAAAGTTACCCATGATATGAAActcaatcaaaattcaaaaccttCCAACTACACTATCAACACGGCTACAACACTTGGCGCAAACGCCTTGCTCCTTGGCACAACCTAACATTACAAACACATGCTTCAGAAAACACGCATACTATAAGCCCCCAAAAGGAAAATGTATAGCTCAGAATTAGAGCTACCCATCAGAGGATGTTGAAACTAACCAGAACAGAGATTATGGTAAGCTTGGCGAACAGCTCGTTTCGAACAACGTTGACTGTTTTATCAGTTATcaatatgtattaaatatacaaatcattcaaaacgaagcaataaaatttaaaaaaaaaaaaaaaaagaaaaaaggaaaaaaagacaaACCATTTGGCAGGTTCAGTGAGAGGCTTATACTTGCCGTAACGGCGTTTCCAGTCGATCTGTTCCTTACAACGAAGGCAAACGCCGGTGATCTCTGAGTACGGTCTCAGCCTCCCTCCAACTTCCTAAAGAAAGACACTTCCTTTTTGCtcattatattataaaaccATCCAACTGATAATTTCTctgattaaaatgaaaaaaagaaaaagagaagagagaaagcAGGAAACATTACCGTTTCGTTGATTTTGTGACCGGCGTTGGGTTTCCAAGCGTATTTGTTTTGGTGCTTGGGGGGACCTTGCCTATtgctcatcttcttcttcttcttcttcttctaatgtCCCAAGACTTCTTCAAACCACAACTATTGCTTCTCCCAACTCCAAAATACGCCGCTCCGGTAAATCTGGACCAACTTCCGGATGACCTAATTCCGCCTTTAAGGATCTTTTTGTTAACCTTATTCGGCTACTGGTTCTTGGTCATGGAGGTAACAATTTGGTGGGAAACACAACTGGGTTTTTCACATTCTCAGTTCCCAATTGGACATGGCCTCTGATTTTCTTCATGGACGTTTGAGTCTGGGCTTCGATACAATAAAATATGGGCCTTCATTGATCCCTTCTGCTTCAAGGCCTAACCTGGACATAAAATTGTGGGCTCCATGGTCccgaaacttttttttttttttttgggtgatactAAATGGATCCTTCTTTTTACACAGCCTAATTTTCTACTTGCacgtatatataattatttaaaaacccttttatttttttatttttacttttgaaatttgtaacttttgttttattaaatttagttCTCTGTAAAACTCTTAACTTCGTTGGCCATTTACAATTCGTGAAATCTATTTGCTATATATGTCTTCAAGCATAGTGGGTAGGCACCGCgggaagaaaaattaaatcctaAAATATGATAgaatgattaaaaattaaaagggaaaaacggaaaaaaaaaaatcaaagtttgttttaggaattttatatattaatgtagTGGAAGAAGAACTTTGAGTTGTGCAGAAAGAagcattatataatttttaatttttttttttttggttttctgtttttttttttttttttttttgctttagagaattatttatttaatttacagaAGTAGAATTAAATTGGTTTGAGGATGAAAATGATTTGGCAATGTGGGATGTATCTTACATTTCCTACATGGATATGGTTTATGGTTTAAGTACTAGTTGGCTAGTTGAAGTAGATtaacatgcatatataatataccaCAAAGacttgtatttatttttcttataatatttaattgaccTCAATTGGATTTGCTTattctgaaaaaaaaacaagtagTTGTGTTTGTATTGAGTTGGGTTGGTCTTTTTACTTTAGccaccttttgttttttttcttgttaaccAATTAATTAAGTTCCACTTCTGACTACCTtatcatgtgtatatatatatatatatacactctttATTATCCTAGACTCACTCTTTTTCTCTTTACAGACTTTTTTCCACTCTCACACGTCCATGCCTTAAGCTTGAAAAACACCCTTAATTGTTCATCGCCATATTCTGCGGGTATGTACAAACTCATCCATCTCtttctataaaatataatttttggttttttttttttttttgaatatatgtatgtataatatgCATAAAGCACTAAATTAGATTAATATTAAGTCGGTAATTTTTGTAAAGCCTGCATAGGAATCGATTTCCTACGATCCAAgttaccatatatatacactagtACAGTGACTCAGAATATTCATAtgatctttaattaattaaatgctaAATTTTCACTTCTCATTAATTTAGTTACCTTTTCATCCTGCTTCTTGAATTTAATCATACAAGtacatttttgaattttctgGAAATTTACTAAATTTCGAAGCTAGCTATTGAAATTACATACCTGCAAAATTACTAGTAAAGTTATCTTGAGGGATATTAATTTCTAGATGAGACAAATATTATCAACcgccaataaaatatatatttacagacACACTCACTGATTGATTTTTGTTGTCtacgtatatatatttcttaaggTGGACcactcactcactcactcactcacCGCGAAGCTTTAGCTGTGTAAGTATTAATCAATTGAGTTACCGGCTCCGGTTCCCGTACCATCATTGAAGGGTTGGAGGTTTCGTCCCACGGACGATGATCTTGTGGGATATTATCTCCTTCGCGAAGTAACCGGTTGTCCTTTCTCTCATGTTGGGATTGCACATGACTTTGACGTGTTTGGCAAGAAAGAACCTTGGGAAATCTGGAGCACGTTTCGAAGCGAGAATGACCATGATAATCCTGATCCTGATGATCTCAACTTCTACACCAAGCCCAAGAAAAACACACCGAAAGGAAAACGTTTCAACCGCAAGGTTGGCTCCGGCACATGGAAAGGCCAAGATTCCAGCACCGAGATTTACGCTTCCTCTGCCGACGATAACGACATTGTTATCGGCTTCAGGAAACGATTTCACTACGAGAACAAGCAGTCCAAAGAGCATGATGGAAGTCGGATCATGTTTGAGTACTGCCTTGCTGGTTCACTGAGTCATTGTATTACCGTTCCTGATAATGATTTTGTACTTTGCCGAATCCGGAAGAAAAGCTCATCTGAAAACAAGAACAAGAGGAAGAACTCGATGATCATTGGCTGTGATGATGATTTGGTACCGCCACCTCTAAAGAACCAGAAGACCAATATTAATAATGGGAATAATATTGGCTACTCTTCATGTTGATCATGATACGGTGCTGTTTAATCCACCACAACCTCCTTTTCCAATGCCGTGCCCACAACAGCCTTGTTTAGCAGAGTCGTCTTTGCCATTAATACCTCAATCTTCTTTGCCTTTGCCACAACCAGGTGATGGCTTCGACTTGCTATTGCCACAACAACCTTTGCCTCTGCCAGTGATGATGATTTTATCATTGATTTTGATGTACTAGATGGTTTTGaattgtagttttttttttttttcttactttattaatttgtatatatagattttacatttttatgtatacaaaaaaatttgattaagcATTGTATACATTGTTACTACAATTATAATCaatgaaaattcaaattattatttttaaagtaattCTTATTAAACtcttcaatattatttatttattttttttgcttttgatcTGTGTTTGACTAagtttatgtatgtatatatatgtttgttttgcaTAAACCCCATAAAATTAATCCAGTTGCAGAGAGAAGTTGATTGGGATTTTGGAAGTGGCTACGTTAGTCAGTGTCTCCTTTTGActgttttaatttcctttttatgaattttttttggaagcatatatatatagatgtttaatGATATGatagataatataattttgacaATTATGATCAAATCCgcttatttttcaaattcacataaATTGGAATCCGAGGCAGTTGACTATTTCTCAAACCGTTGGGTTATGACCAATGTCTACTGCTTTAAAAATTTAGGTCACAACAAGATCTACAAACtttcaaccaaaaaagaaaaaaaaaatggaaaaccaaccacaagaaaatgaaaaaggctCATAGTTAGTGCTTGCTTTTAGAGGAAAGCAAAAGCATAAGAACGAACAAAAAGAGTAAAAACAAGCATAATAAGGCCTAGGCTACCTCCTTTTGGTTGCTAATGATGTTTGTGGAACAaagttttcattaattatttggCTGGAAATAAATATGTACAGGATTAAAACCAACACGGCGAGTGAATGATCAGAGTATAATCCACATATTTTTTCTCATTTCATACTCTTAGGCAAACAGAATTATTTCTCGTTTCATACTCTTAGGCAAACAAAATTACTAATTTAGTGCAATGACAACAAAAATCTTATACTTATATCCAGAAGGAGActctatttttatattgttttcctAAATTGTCAcgtacaaaaaagaaaaagggtgaTATGAtttccataaatattaattgaaatcagagcatttttttttccttgatttcTGGTATGATTAGATTACCAAACTATAAATTAGCGTGTCTATATACAGTCTCTCCCTCACTTTATTCACTTTCTATACAACTTTACCCCACATCCATGGCTGTTAATTTCCTCTTCCTCATCGTCCTCCTCCTAATACACCACCTTCCTCTCAGAACTTTAGGCCACAACACAAACTTTCAATCCTTGAACTCCCTTCTCAGTTTACAAGGACTAAGCAAAGGCCACACAGCCAAAGACATTCCAAACCTCAAACACTATCTCAAGAGATTCGGATACCTTAATAACTACGACGAGACAACcttaaacaacaacaacaaccagaAGGACTACTTTGACGATGCTTTGGAGTCAGCAGTCAAATTGTATCAGAAAAACTACAATTTGAATGTCACAGGAAAGCTTGATTCTGCTACCATTAAGCAAATGTCACTTCCACGTTGTGGAGTTCCTGATAATGTCCAGTACGTAATTCCAGGAGCCAAATGGCCTCCTAACAAATACCATTTAACATATGCCTTCAACTCCAGCAAGCAACCAGCTCTTCCACCAGAAGATGTGAGGACTACCGTGGCGTTCGCATTCACACTATGGGCAAGAAATTCTGTATTTACGTTTCAGGAAGTGGATCTGGGTCAGCCCCATGATCTTGTGTTGGGTTTCCATCAGGGTTATCATGGTGATAATGGGCCTTTTGATGGGCCTTATGGAGTTTTGGCCCATGCAACTCCTCCAACGGAGGGGATATTGCATTATGATGTGGAAGAGTATTTTAGCATAAGTGACCCAGCGGGGGCtggtaaaattgattttttatgggtttcaaTGCATGAAATTGGTCATCTCCTTGGAATGGGTCATAGTTTGGATCCCTTGGCGGTTATGTATGCCACAGTTACACCTGGAATGAGCAGGAAAAATTTGAATGCCGATGATGTTGCTGGCATACATACTCTGTATCTCACTCCATGAGAGAAACCACTGATCATATATTCACTACaagaaaaaaaggggggaaaaaaaggaaaaaaaaaaaaaagaaaaaaaaaaaagagagatagaGCTGATTCAATAGtggaaatatgtatatatatatatatatatatatattaatttgagaTAGATGGGAAAGGTGTTCTATTTGAATATTGTAGTTAAAATCATTGATCATGCAATAAAATATCTGCACATTCCTGTAATAATGGATGGATAATAATATTATGATTTGATAATAGATATTCTACTCTATATGTTTGAATTATTAGTGATGATTCATATAATTCAGCGAACCTGAGGTGttatattacttttttcttaatttagtaTTAATTTGACAAAGCCTTCTGATTTCTCCTGTAATGATAGGAGTTTAATCTGTAATATCCTAGATGAAAAATAagaagatttattttattttatttttgtgaattttgtgtACAGATATAGCTTAATAATATCAATAGaaataactttattttaaaaggggTAGTAATTGTTTTACGGAAAATAACTAATTTATGTGCAAAACTACacaaaatgattttcagaaaTCAGTGT
Proteins encoded in this window:
- the LOC125421868 gene encoding probable methyltransferase At1g29790, with amino-acid sequence MAFNVDSYMNYKIHGMCPEDGDIVQKLISNGCEISNGCDPLPRRRCFTRTSPHHGSPLSTNAQIVSNAQILQMLRMFQQKEILQMLRLFQPLKTRWDIPTNQSVSAEFTINEVLSLKPGEICIGLDISPTTGTFAAIMKEKNVTIASATLNLV
- the LOC107416440 gene encoding uncharacterized protein LOC107416440 isoform X2, producing the protein MSNRQGPPKHQNKYAWKPNAGHKINETEVGGRLRPYSEITGVCLRCKEQIDWKRRYGKYKPLTEPAKCQRCSKRAVRQAYHNLCSGCAKEQGVCAKCCSRVDSVVGRDSSEVEAEQKMLEEAIKNARERDRRTILRTISSNIGNMKILASQASHNFMQGTVKLHCRCLGKQELQIKNDNLILLMKANS
- the LOC107416440 gene encoding uncharacterized protein LOC107416440 isoform X1, whose amino-acid sequence is MSNRQGPPKHQNKYAWKPNAGHKINETEVGGRLRPYSEITGVCLRCKEQIDWKRRYGKYKPLTEPAKCQRCSKRAVRQAYHNLCSGCAKEQGVCAKCCSRVDSVVGRDSSEVEAEQKMLEEAIKNARERDRRTILRTMNKGKSNSLGKTRTEENKVGELFPSSTLEEYAKSSRDKKNDDNSDNEDDEDEEGEEEEAGEEN
- the LOC107416405 gene encoding NAC domain-containing protein 71-like, translated to MEGWRFRPTDDDLVGYYLLREVTGCPFSHVGIAHDFDVFGKKEPWEIWSTFRSENDHDNPDPDDLNFYTKPKKNTPKGKRFNRKVGSGTWKGQDSSTEIYASSADDNDIVIGFRKRFHYENKQSKEHDGSRIMFEYCLAGSLSHCITVPDNDFVLCRIRKKSSSENKNKRKNSMIIGCDDDLVPPPLKNQKTNINNGNNIGYSSC
- the LOC107416406 gene encoding metalloendoproteinase 3-MMP-like codes for the protein MAVNFLFLIVLLLIHHLPLRTLGHNTNFQSLNSLLSLQGLSKGHTAKDIPNLKHYLKRFGYLNNYDETTLNNNNNQKDYFDDALESAVKLYQKNYNLNVTGKLDSATIKQMSLPRCGVPDNVQYVIPGAKWPPNKYHLTYAFNSSKQPALPPEDVRTTVAFAFTLWARNSVFTFQEVDLGQPHDLVLGFHQGYHGDNGPFDGPYGVLAHATPPTEGILHYDVEEYFSISDPAGAGKIDFLWVSMHEIGHLLGMGHSLDPLAVMYATVTPGMSRKNLNADDVAGIHTLYLTP